The proteins below are encoded in one region of Paenibacillus albus:
- a CDS encoding undecaprenyl-diphosphatase gives MNYNLFQLINQLAGYWDGIDDVMEIFAQDIVWIMLTILAVLWFSGKEQNQKATFYACLSAGTALMIGAFIISPAVNHPRPFVGHMVHQLIPHVADPSFPSDHSTLAFALAFNVMLYNRKLGKLMFLLAVLTGFARVYVGVHYPADILGGCVLSSIVSIVIFLVRQHIEPLRRFCTRLSGTITVTIQKLVSNLLSTFRA, from the coding sequence GTGAATTATAACTTGTTTCAATTGATCAATCAATTAGCCGGCTATTGGGACGGCATAGATGATGTCATGGAAATATTCGCTCAGGATATTGTGTGGATTATGCTAACAATACTTGCTGTGCTCTGGTTTTCTGGTAAAGAGCAAAACCAAAAAGCAACCTTTTACGCCTGTCTGTCGGCAGGAACAGCACTTATGATAGGTGCATTCATCATTTCCCCGGCGGTAAATCATCCAAGGCCATTCGTTGGACATATGGTACATCAACTGATACCGCACGTAGCGGATCCATCGTTCCCTAGCGACCATTCAACACTAGCATTCGCATTGGCATTCAACGTGATGCTCTATAATCGAAAGCTAGGAAAATTAATGTTTCTACTTGCTGTTTTGACTGGTTTTGCCCGGGTCTATGTCGGAGTACATTACCCAGCTGATATACTTGGTGGATGTGTATTGTCTTCCATTGTCAGCATAGTGATTTTCTTAGTACGACAGCACATAGAGCCTTTGCGTCGGTTTTGTACCAGACTGTCTGGAACTATTACTGTGACCATCCAAAAATTGGTAAGCAACCTTTTGAGTACGTTTAGAGCGTAA
- a CDS encoding ATP-binding cassette domain-containing protein encodes MALLVANNLTKTYTSSGWFRRQLANGKGVYNLSFAIEEGACLGVLGESGAGKSTLGKIVLGLLPPDSGSITFNGVELYQSNRSLRKKWRRDIQVVFQESYSAMNPRMTIRDIIAEPLRNYERLSDREERHQVGELLEVMGLSTEDMLKRPKQMSGGQLQRVNIARAIALHPKLIVSDEPVSSLDVIIQKQILIHLKELKERNGLSYLFISHDEMAVHYLSDQIAFMENGSIVKTCFASNLLYLV; translated from the coding sequence ATGGCTCTTCTAGTAGCTAACAACCTCACGAAAACCTATACTTCAAGTGGCTGGTTCCGAAGACAACTTGCAAATGGCAAAGGAGTTTATAATTTATCTTTTGCTATAGAGGAAGGGGCTTGTCTTGGCGTACTTGGCGAGAGCGGAGCAGGCAAGAGTACATTAGGTAAAATCGTGCTCGGTCTGCTGCCACCTGACAGCGGATCAATTACTTTTAATGGTGTTGAACTCTATCAATCGAATCGTTCGTTGCGAAAGAAATGGCGACGAGACATTCAAGTTGTTTTCCAAGAAAGCTACTCTGCAATGAACCCGCGTATGACAATCCGTGATATCATTGCTGAACCTTTGCGAAATTATGAGCGACTCTCCGATCGGGAAGAGCGGCATCAAGTTGGAGAATTGTTAGAAGTAATGGGGCTATCAACCGAGGATATGTTGAAACGGCCGAAGCAGATGAGTGGAGGGCAGCTTCAGAGAGTCAATATTGCTCGAGCAATTGCCCTTCATCCTAAACTGATCGTGTCAGATGAACCTGTAAGCAGCTTAGATGTCATCATTCAGAAGCAAATCCTAATTCATTTGAAAGAGTTGAAGGAGCGGAACGGTCTTTCTTACTTGTTTATTTCGCATGATGAAATGGCCGTTCATTATTTGTCCGACCAGATCGCATTTATGGAGAATGGTTCCATCGTAAAGACATGTTTCGCTTCGAATCTTTTATATCTTGTATAG
- a CDS encoding spore germination protein has protein sequence MPTIVGMTEIVSVGSGAVVQVGDSIQIKPSSASKTYAGSGSFLTGSLVNSNNAVSSTNTNDPDVQDNTENEIGSGVNI, from the coding sequence GTGCCTACAATAGTTGGAATGACTGAGATCGTCAGTGTTGGATCGGGAGCGGTTGTACAAGTTGGAGATTCTATTCAAATCAAGCCTTCGAGTGCATCTAAGACTTATGCGGGATCTGGTTCATTCCTTACGGGCAGCTTAGTTAATTCAAATAACGCTGTTAGTTCGACCAACACCAACGATCCCGATGTTCAAGATAATACGGAAAATGAGATTGGCAGTGGGGTAAATATATAG
- a CDS encoding C40 family peptidase, with product MKMNKWFLASVATLSILAANVTGTKAFAATTNSIQSSSTSPVEQNIVNTAKSYIGKVHYKFGVRDTRRLILDCSSFTQLVFQQNGISIPWGSRAQAQIGTLVKSKSDLRVGDLVMLSIGTAGKISHVGIYIGNGQIINNQPGVGVNIKSLDNGYFKNRFIMGRHII from the coding sequence ATGAAAATGAATAAATGGTTTCTCGCCTCTGTAGCCACATTGTCTATTCTCGCTGCCAACGTCACTGGTACTAAGGCATTCGCCGCTACGACGAACTCGATACAAAGCAGCTCCACTTCTCCGGTTGAACAAAACATCGTGAACACGGCGAAATCTTATATCGGAAAAGTGCATTACAAATTCGGCGTACGTGACACAAGAAGATTGATCTTGGATTGCTCGTCGTTCACACAATTGGTATTCCAGCAAAACGGCATCTCGATTCCTTGGGGATCTAGAGCACAAGCCCAAATAGGAACGCTCGTAAAATCGAAGTCCGATCTGCGTGTCGGCGACCTGGTCATGCTCAGTATCGGGACTGCGGGAAAAATTTCACACGTCGGCATCTATATCGGTAATGGACAGATCATTAACAACCAACCAGGCGTCGGTGTGAATATAAAGAGCTTGGATAACGGGTATTTCAAAAATCGCTTCATCATGGGGCGACACATTATATAA
- a CDS encoding polysaccharide deacetylase family protein, with the protein MIGIKKTMFLFIALASTMIPSVNATSSKTIYQNEVAVLMYHHLANNLHNLKINADTIPTSLFNSQLSYLQQNGFDFITLRQFINYLNGGSVPPNAVLVTFDDGYESFDKLAYPILKSKRIPSVDFVVTSATDNKHFGYIPHMTHQELEQVTADSMTEVQCHTNNLHYLVDKRHDALTAFLKINGKRETMEQYQKRILNDIHLCKQQLEPINHSPIDTFAYPYGIHDQKSENLLHQSDIHYAFTVKDGMATRNTNLMEIPRINGGNPFITAADLKENILMAANPYGKSALIRKAKLFAKQLPHHKSFWVLCFLVLMLIGFKGYKKFQNQRS; encoded by the coding sequence GTGATAGGTATCAAAAAAACAATGTTTCTTTTTATTGCTCTGGCATCAACAATGATTCCCTCGGTCAATGCAACCAGTTCAAAAACGATTTATCAAAATGAAGTGGCGGTTCTGATGTACCACCATCTTGCGAATAACCTTCATAATTTGAAAATAAACGCGGACACGATTCCTACATCTCTATTTAACTCTCAGCTTTCCTATTTACAACAGAATGGTTTTGATTTTATCACGTTAAGACAATTTATTAACTACTTAAATGGCGGCAGCGTACCCCCGAATGCTGTTCTGGTGACGTTTGATGATGGTTATGAGAGCTTCGATAAGTTGGCTTATCCGATTCTTAAATCAAAAAGAATACCATCTGTCGATTTTGTCGTTACCAGCGCCACCGACAATAAGCATTTTGGTTATATTCCTCATATGACTCATCAAGAGCTTGAGCAGGTGACGGCTGACAGTATGACTGAGGTGCAGTGCCATACTAATAACCTGCACTATTTAGTAGACAAACGACATGATGCTTTAACGGCGTTTCTTAAAATAAATGGTAAACGTGAAACGATGGAGCAGTATCAAAAGAGAATATTAAACGATATCCATTTATGCAAACAACAATTAGAACCAATCAATCACAGCCCTATTGATACATTTGCATATCCCTATGGCATTCATGATCAGAAATCAGAAAACTTGTTGCATCAATCTGATATTCATTATGCCTTTACAGTCAAGGATGGTATGGCAACAAGAAATACGAATTTGATGGAAATTCCACGAATTAATGGAGGAAACCCCTTCATTACTGCTGCCGATTTGAAAGAGAATATTTTGATGGCTGCAAATCCTTACGGTAAATCTGCATTAATTAGAAAAGCTAAACTCTTTGCAAAGCAATTGCCTCATCATAAAAGCTTTTGGGTTCTTTGTTTCTTAGTATTGATGCTAATTGGATTTAAGGGTTATAAGAAATTTCAAAATCAGAGAAGTTGA
- a CDS encoding GyrI-like domain-containing protein yields MTFEVGEVNIEYRDEKHYMGIRIQTPFQGMFGVVDKLRKELYTWLKARGIDPEGPAFLRYHVIDMAGEMDVEFGIQMSQPLPGDSHVTPGVLQAGYYANLIYRGSGMRGNKALIGWAREKGIQWDRWDDAKGDAFRCRYEAYLTNPKIEHRKKKWDVDLAIKIADDQDRVMFKNDG; encoded by the coding sequence ATGACATTCGAAGTCGGTGAAGTCAATATTGAGTATCGCGACGAAAAGCATTACATGGGCATACGCATACAGACGCCATTTCAAGGTATGTTTGGCGTGGTGGACAAACTCCGCAAGGAGTTGTATACCTGGTTAAAGGCACGAGGTATCGATCCCGAAGGCCCCGCATTCCTACGTTATCATGTCATCGATATGGCCGGGGAAATGGATGTTGAATTTGGTATTCAGATGAGCCAGCCCCTACCAGGTGATTCGCATGTCACTCCTGGAGTGCTTCAGGCAGGTTATTATGCGAATTTGATCTATCGAGGTTCCGGTATGAGAGGCAACAAAGCACTCATCGGATGGGCAAGAGAAAAAGGCATTCAATGGGATCGCTGGGATGATGCGAAAGGCGACGCGTTTCGCTGCCGCTACGAAGCCTATCTCACCAATCCCAAAATTGAGCACCGAAAGAAAAAGTGGGATGTCGATCTGGCGATTAAGATCGCGGATGATCAAGATAGGGTAATGTTCAAGAACGATGGATGA